One segment of Paramormyrops kingsleyae isolate MSU_618 chromosome 8, PKINGS_0.4, whole genome shotgun sequence DNA contains the following:
- the LOC111856174 gene encoding myosin heavy chain, fast skeletal muscle-like isoform X2, with product MQGSLEDQIVAANPLLEAYGNAKTVRNDNSSRFGKYIRIHFGQTGKLASADIETYLLEKSRVTFQLSNERSYHIFYQLMTGHKPELLEALLITTNPYDYPMISQGEIVVKSIDDVEEFMATDTAIDILGFNAEEKIGIYKLTGAVMHHGNMKFKQKQREEQAEPDGTEVADKIAYLMGLNSADMLKALCYPRVKVGNEFVTKGQTVPQVNNATMALCKSIYEKMFLWMVTRINEMLDTKQQRRSFIGVLDISGFEIFDFNTLEQLCINFTNEKLQQFFNHHMFVLEQEEYKKEGIEWEFIDFGMDLAACIELIEKPMGIFSILEEECMFPKATDTSFKNKLHDQHLGKCNAFQKPKPAKGKAEAHFSLVHYAGTVDYNIGGWLDKNKDPLNESVVQLYYKSSMKLLAHLYASHATADESGGGKKGKKKGGSFQTVSALFRENLGKLMTNLRSTHPHFVRCLIPNESKTPGLMENYLVIYQLRCNGVLEGIRICRKGFPSRILYGDFKQRYKVLNASVIPEGQFIDNKKASEKLLSSIDVDHTQYKFGQTKVFFKDGLLGQLEEMRDEKLGSLVTMTQAMCRGYLMRREFVKMMERRESIYTVQYNIRSFMNVKHWPWMKLYFKIKPLLKSAETEKEMANMKEDFEKTKEDLTKALAKKKELEEKMVSLLQEKNDLQLQVQAETENISDAEERCEELIKSKIQLEGKLKETNERLEDEEEINAELTAKKKKLEDECSELKKDIDDLELTLAKVEKEKHATENKVKNLTEEMVSQEDSIAKLTKEKKALQEAHQQTLDDLQAEEDKVNILTKSKTKLEQQVDDIEGSLEQEKKLRMDLERAKRKLDGDLKLTQESIMDLENDKQQSEEKIKKKDFETSQLLSKFEDEQSLAAQLQKKIKELQAHIEELEEEIEAERAARAKVEKLRADLSRELEEISERLEEAGGATAAQIEMNKKREAEFQKLRRDLEESTLQHEATAAALRKKQADSVAELGEQIDNLQRVKQKLEKEKSEYKMEIDDLSSNMEAVAKSKANLEKLCHTLEDQLNELKTKNDENIRQLNDMSAQKARLQTENAEFSRQLEEKEALVSQLTRGKQAYTQQIEELKRHVEEEVKAKNALAHALQSAHHDCDLLREQYEEEQEAKAELQRGMSKANSEVAQWRTKYETDAIQRTEELEEAKKKLAQRLQDAEESIEAVNAKCASLEKTKQRLQGEVEDLMIDVERANALAANLDKKQRNFDKVLAEWKQKHEESQAELEGSQKEARSLSTELFKMKNSYEETLDHMETMKRENRNLQQEISDLTEQIGDIGKTIHELEKAKKTVEIEKSEIQTALEEAEGTLEHEESKILRVHLELNQVKGEIDRKLAEKDEEMEQIKRNSQRVTDSMQSTLDAEVRSRNDALRVKKKMEGDLNEMEIQLSHANRQAAEAQKQLRNVQGQLKDAQLHLDEAVRGQEDMKEQVAMVERRNTLMLAEIEELRAALEQTERGRKVAEQELVDASERVGLLHSQNTSLINTKKKLEGDLVQVQGEVDDAIQEARNAEEKAKKAITDAAMMAEELKKEQDTSAHLERMKKNLEVTVKDLQHRLDEAESLAMKGGKKQLQKLEARVHELEAEVDTEQRRGAEAIKGVRKYERRVKELTYQSEEDKKNVTRLQDLVDKLQLKVKSYKRQAEEAEEQANTHLSRFRKVQHEMEEAQERADIAESQVNKLRAKSREAGKGKEAE from the exons ATGCAG GGTTCCCTGGAAGATCAAATTGTTGCAGCGAACCCTCTGCTGGAGGCTTATGGTAATGCCAAGACTGTGAGGAATGACAACTCCTCTCGTTTT GGCAAATACATAAGAATCCATTTTGGGCAAACAGGAAAACTGGCTTCTGCTGATATTGAAACTT ATTTGCTGGAAAAGTCAAGAGTAACTTTCCAGCTGTCAAATGAGAGAAGTTACCACATCTTCTATCAACTTATGACAGGCCACAAACCAGAGCTGCTTG AGGCACTTCTGATCACCACCAATCCATACGACTACCCCATGATCAGTCAAGGGGAGATTGTGGTTAAAAGCATTGATGATGTTGAAGAATTCATGGCCACAGAT ACTGCAATTGACATCTTGGGCTTTAATGCTGAGGAGAAAATAGGCATCTACAAACTGACTGGAGCAGTGATGCATCATGGGAACATGAAGTTCaagcagaagcagagagagGAGCAGGCAGAACCTGATGGCACTGAGG TGGCCGATAAAATCGCCTACCTCATGGGCCTGAACTCAGCTGACATGCTGAAGGCTCTGTGCTACCCCAGAGTGAAGGTCGGGAATGAGTTTGTGACCAAGGGGCAGACTGTACCTCAG gtTAATAATGCTACCATGGCATTGTGTAAATCCATCTATGAGAAAATGTTCTTGTGGATGGTTACTCGCATCAATGAGATGTTGGATACCAAGCAGCAAAGACGGTCCTTCAttggtgtgctggacatctctGGATTTGAAATCTTTGAT TTCAACACATTGGAGCAGCTGTGTATAAACTTTACCAATGAGAAACTGCAACAGTTCTTCAACCATCACATGTTTGTGCTGGAACAAGAGGAGTACAAGAAAGAGGGGATTGAGTGGGAGTTCATTGACTTTGGTATGGACTTGGCTGCTTGCATTGAGCTTATTGAGAAG CCAATGGGCATCTTCTCCATCCTTGAAGAGGAGTGCATGTTCCCCAAGGCTACAGACACAAGCTTCAAAAACAAGCTGCATGACCAGCATCTGGGCAAATGTAACGCCTTCCAGAAGCCCAAACCTGCCAAAGGCAAAGCTGAGGCCCACTTCTCCCTGGTGCACTATGCTGGCACTGTGGATTACAACATCGGCGGCTGGCTGGACAAGAACAAGGATCCTCTGAATGAATCTGTTGTGCAACTCTACTACAAGTCTTCAATGAAACTACTGGCACATCTATATGCAAGTCATGCAACTGCAGATG AGAGTGGTGGTGGCAAGAAGGGCAAGAAGAAGGGTGGCTCCTTCCAGACAGTGTCTGCTCTGTTCAGG GAGAACCTGGGCAAGCTGATGACCAACCTGAGAAGCACTCACCCTCACTTTGTGCGCTGCCTGATTCCAAACGAATCAAAGACACCAG gTCTAATGGAGAACTACCTGGTTATCTATCAGCTGAGGTGTAACGGTGTGCTGGAAGGTATCAGGATCTGCAGAAAGGGTTTCCCCAGCAGAATCCTCTATGGTGACTTCAAGCAGAG ATACAAAGTACTGAATGCCAGCGTGATTCCAGAAGGACAGTTCATTGACAACAAGAAGGCTTCAGAGAAGCTCTTGAGTTCTATTGATGTGGACCACACTCAGTACAAGTTTGGCCAGACTAAG GTGTTTTTCAAAGATGGTCTGTTGGGTCAACTGGAGGAGATGCGAGATGAGAAACTGGGCTCTTTGGTCACTATGACTCAGGCCATGTGCCGCGGGTACCTCATGAGAAGGGAGTTTGTGAAGATGATGGAGAGGAG AGAGTCCATTTACACCGTCCAATACAACATCCGCTCATTCATGAATGTGAAACACTGGCCATGGATGAAGCTGTATTTCAAGATCAAGCCACTCCTGAAAAGTGCAGAAACTGAGAAGGAAATGGCCAACATGAAGGAGGACTTTGAGAAGACCAAAGAAGACCTGACGAAAGCACTGGCCAagaagaaggagctggaggagaaaaTGGTTTCCCTGCTGCAGGAGAAGAATGACCTGCAGTTACAAGTGCAGGCG GAAACTGAGAATATCTCAGATGCAGAGGAAAGGTGTGAAGAACTAATTAAAAGTAAAATCCAGCTTGAAGGAAAACTCAAAGAGACAAATGAGAggctggaggatgaggaggaaatCAATGCTGAGTTGACTGCCAAGAAGAAAAAACTGGAGGATGAATGTTCTGAGCTGAAGAAAGACATAGATGACTTGGAGCTGACCTTGGCTAAAGTGGAGAAGGAGAAACATGCCACAGAAAACAAG GTTAAAAACCTGACCGAGGAGATGGTCTCCCAGGAAGATAGCATTGCCAAGTTGACCAAGGAAAAGAAAGCCCTCCAAGAGGCACACCAGCAGACCCTGGATGATCTCCAGGCAGAAGAAGACAAAGTCAACATTCTGACCAAATCAAAGACCAAACTTGAACAACAAGTGGATGAT ATTGAAGGCTCTCTGGAACAAGAGAAGAAACTACGCATGGATCTTGAGAGAGCCAAGAGAAAGCTTGATGGAGACCTGAAACTTACCCAGGAATCTATAATGGACCTGGAGAATGACAAGCAGCAGTCAGAGGAGAAGATAAAGAA GAAAGACTTTGAAACTAGCCAGCTACTTAGCAAATTTGAGGATGAACAGTCACTGGCTGCTCAACTTCAAAAGAAGATTAAAGAGCTCCAG GCTCATattgaggagctggaggaagagaTTGAGGCTGAACGTGCTGCCAGGGCCAAGGTTGAGAAACTGAGAGCTGATCTGTCCAGGGAACTTGAGGAGATCAGTGAGAGGCTTGAGGAAGCTGGTGGTGCAACTGCTGCTCAGATCGAGATGAACAAGAAGCGTGAGGCTGAGTTCCAGAAGCTGCGCCGTGATCTTGAAGAGTCCACCCTGCAGCACGAGGCTACAGCTGCTGCCCTCCGTAAGAAGCAGGCTGACAGCGTAGCAGAGCTGGGAGAACAAATCGACAACCTTCAGCGTGTCaagcagaagctggagaaggagaagagtgAATACAAAATGGAAATCGATGACCTGAGCAGCAACATGGAGGCTGTTGCAAAATCAAAG GCCAACCTGGAGAAATTGTGCCACACCCTTGAAGATCAACTAAATGAACTCAAGACAAAGAATGATGAAAACATTCGTCAGTTAAATGATATGAGTGCACAGAAAGCCAGACTTCAAACAGAGAATG CTGAGTTCAGTCGTCAGCTGGAGGAGAAAGAAGCTCTTGTTTCCCAGCTGACTAGAGGTAAACAGGCCTACACACAGCAGATTGAGGAGCTCAAGAGGCATGTTGAAGAGGAAGTCAAG GCAAAGAATGCCCTGGCCCACGCTCTGCAATCGGCACACCATGACTGTGACCTCCTCAGAGAGCAAtatgaggaggagcaggaggccaAGGCTGAACTGCAGCGTGGAATGTCCAAGGCCAACAGTGAGGTGGCTCAGTGGAGGACCAAATATGAGACTGATGCCATCCAGCGTACTGAGGAGCTTGAGGAGGCCAA GAAAAAGCTTGCTCAGCGTCTCCAGGATGCAGAGGAATCTATTGAGGCTGTCAATGCCAAATGTGCTTCTCTGGAGAAGACCAAACAGAGACTGCAGGGTGAGGTGGAGGACCTCATGATCGATGTAGAACGAGCAAATGCATTAGCTGCCAATCTAGACAAGAAGCAAAGGAACTTTGATAag GTCCTGGCAGAATGGAAGCAGAAACATGAGGAAAGTCAGGCAGAGCTGGAAGGGTCTCAGAAAGAGGCTCGTTCTCTCAGTACTGAACTGTTCAAGATGAAGAACTCCTATGAGGAAACTCTGGACCACATGGAGACCATGAagagagagaacaggaaccTGCAGC AGGAGATCTCAGACCTGACTGAACAAATCGGTGACATTGGAAAGACCATTCATGAGCTGGAGAAGGCCAAGAAGACAGTGGAGATAGAGAAGTCAGAAATCCAGACTGCTCTAGAGGAAGCCGAG GGTACACTGGAGCATGAGGAGTCCAAGATCCTACGTGTCCATCTGGAGCTCAACCAGGTCAAGGGAGAAATTGACAGGAAGCTGGCTGAGAAAGATGAAGAGATGGAGCAGATCAAGAGGAACAGCCAGAGGGTCACTGATTCCATGCAGAGCACTTTGGATGCAGAAGTCAGGAGCAGAAATGATGCTCTGAGGGTCAAGAAGAAGATGGAGGGAGACCTCAATGAAATGGAGATTCAGCTCAGCCATGCCAACCGTCAGGCTGCTGAGGCCCAGAAACAACTGAGAAATGTCCAGGGACAGCTTAAG GATGCCCAACTGCACCTTGATGAAGCAGTCAGGGGACAGGAGGACATGAAGGAGCAGGTTGCCATGGTAGAGCGCAGGAACACTCTGATGCTGGCTGAGATTGAGGAGCTGAGGGCTGCTCtggagcagacagagagaggccGCAAAGTGGCCGAGCAGGAGCTGGTCGATGCCAGTGAGCGTGTTGGACTGCTGCACTCCCAG AACACCAGCCTGATTAACACCAAGAAGAAGCTTGAAGGTGACCTTGTTCAGGTCCAGGGTGAGGTGGACGATGCCATTCAGGAAGCCAGAAATGCAGAGGAGAAGGCCAAGAAGGCCATTACTGAT GCTGCCATGATGgcagaggagctgaagaaggagcaGGACACCAGCGCCCACCTGGAGAGGATGAAGAAGAACCTTGAGGTCACAGTGAAGGACCTGCAGCACCGTCTTGATGAGGCTGAGAGCCTCGCCATGAAGGGTGGAAAGAAACAGCTCCAGAAACTGGAAGCCAGG GTACATGAGCTAGAAGCTGAGGTTGATACTGAACAGAGACGTGGAGCTGAAGCTATTAAAGGTGTCCGTAAATATGAGAGAAGGGTCAAGGAGCTTACCTACCAG AGTGAGGAGGACAAGAAGAATGTGACCAGACTGCAGGATCTGGTGGACAAGCTGCAGCTGAAAGTGAAGTCCTACAAGAGACAGGCTGAGGAAGCT
- the LOC111856174 gene encoding myosin heavy chain, fast skeletal muscle-like isoform X1 — protein sequence MNGDEDMECFGPAAIYLRQPEKERTEAQNKPFDANTAYFVAEPKEMYLKGVLQSREGGKATVKTLCGQTITVKEDDIHPMNPPKYDKIEDMAMMTHLSEPAVLYNLKERYAAWMIYTYSGLFCVTVNPYKWLPVYDAIVVAGYRGKKRIEAPPHIFSISDSAFQFMLTDRENQSILITGESGAGKTVNTKCVIQYFATIAISGQKPVPGKMQGSLEDQIVAANPLLEAYGNAKTVRNDNSSRFGKYIRIHFGQTGKLASADIETYLLEKSRVTFQLSNERSYHIFYQLMTGHKPELLEALLITTNPYDYPMISQGEIVVKSIDDVEEFMATDTAIDILGFNAEEKIGIYKLTGAVMHHGNMKFKQKQREEQAEPDGTEVADKIAYLMGLNSADMLKALCYPRVKVGNEFVTKGQTVPQVNNATMALCKSIYEKMFLWMVTRINEMLDTKQQRRSFIGVLDISGFEIFDFNTLEQLCINFTNEKLQQFFNHHMFVLEQEEYKKEGIEWEFIDFGMDLAACIELIEKPMGIFSILEEECMFPKATDTSFKNKLHDQHLGKCNAFQKPKPAKGKAEAHFSLVHYAGTVDYNIGGWLDKNKDPLNESVVQLYYKSSMKLLAHLYASHATADESGGGKKGKKKGGSFQTVSALFRENLGKLMTNLRSTHPHFVRCLIPNESKTPGLMENYLVIYQLRCNGVLEGIRICRKGFPSRILYGDFKQRYKVLNASVIPEGQFIDNKKASEKLLSSIDVDHTQYKFGQTKVFFKDGLLGQLEEMRDEKLGSLVTMTQAMCRGYLMRREFVKMMERRESIYTVQYNIRSFMNVKHWPWMKLYFKIKPLLKSAETEKEMANMKEDFEKTKEDLTKALAKKKELEEKMVSLLQEKNDLQLQVQAETENISDAEERCEELIKSKIQLEGKLKETNERLEDEEEINAELTAKKKKLEDECSELKKDIDDLELTLAKVEKEKHATENKVKNLTEEMVSQEDSIAKLTKEKKALQEAHQQTLDDLQAEEDKVNILTKSKTKLEQQVDDIEGSLEQEKKLRMDLERAKRKLDGDLKLTQESIMDLENDKQQSEEKIKKKDFETSQLLSKFEDEQSLAAQLQKKIKELQAHIEELEEEIEAERAARAKVEKLRADLSRELEEISERLEEAGGATAAQIEMNKKREAEFQKLRRDLEESTLQHEATAAALRKKQADSVAELGEQIDNLQRVKQKLEKEKSEYKMEIDDLSSNMEAVAKSKANLEKLCHTLEDQLNELKTKNDENIRQLNDMSAQKARLQTENAEFSRQLEEKEALVSQLTRGKQAYTQQIEELKRHVEEEVKAKNALAHALQSAHHDCDLLREQYEEEQEAKAELQRGMSKANSEVAQWRTKYETDAIQRTEELEEAKKKLAQRLQDAEESIEAVNAKCASLEKTKQRLQGEVEDLMIDVERANALAANLDKKQRNFDKVLAEWKQKHEESQAELEGSQKEARSLSTELFKMKNSYEETLDHMETMKRENRNLQQEISDLTEQIGDIGKTIHELEKAKKTVEIEKSEIQTALEEAEGTLEHEESKILRVHLELNQVKGEIDRKLAEKDEEMEQIKRNSQRVTDSMQSTLDAEVRSRNDALRVKKKMEGDLNEMEIQLSHANRQAAEAQKQLRNVQGQLKDAQLHLDEAVRGQEDMKEQVAMVERRNTLMLAEIEELRAALEQTERGRKVAEQELVDASERVGLLHSQNTSLINTKKKLEGDLVQVQGEVDDAIQEARNAEEKAKKAITDAAMMAEELKKEQDTSAHLERMKKNLEVTVKDLQHRLDEAESLAMKGGKKQLQKLEARVHELEAEVDTEQRRGAEAIKGVRKYERRVKELTYQSEEDKKNVTRLQDLVDKLQLKVKSYKRQAEEAEEQANTHLSRFRKVQHEMEEAQERADIAESQVNKLRAKSREAGKGKEAE from the exons ACCATCACAGTTAAGGAGGATGACATTCAccccatgaaccctccaaagTACGATAAAATTGAGGACATGGCCATGATGACCCACCTCAGTGAGCCCGCTGTGCTGTACAACCTCAAAGAGCGTTACGCAGCATGGATGATCTAC ACCTACTCCGGGCTGTTCTGTGTCACTGTGAACCCCTACAAGTGGCTCCCAGTGTACGATGCTATTGTTGTGGCCGGCTACAGGGGCAAGAAGAGAATTGAAGCTCCTCCCCACATCTTCTCCATCTCTGACAGTGCGTTTCAGTTCATgcttacag ATCGTGAGAACCAGTCGATCTTGATTAC TGGAGAATCCGGAGCAGGAAAGACTGTGAACACCAAATGTGTCATCCAGTATTTTGCCACAATCGCCATTTCAGGGCAGAAGCCTGTTCCTGGAAAGATGCAG GGTTCCCTGGAAGATCAAATTGTTGCAGCGAACCCTCTGCTGGAGGCTTATGGTAATGCCAAGACTGTGAGGAATGACAACTCCTCTCGTTTT GGCAAATACATAAGAATCCATTTTGGGCAAACAGGAAAACTGGCTTCTGCTGATATTGAAACTT ATTTGCTGGAAAAGTCAAGAGTAACTTTCCAGCTGTCAAATGAGAGAAGTTACCACATCTTCTATCAACTTATGACAGGCCACAAACCAGAGCTGCTTG AGGCACTTCTGATCACCACCAATCCATACGACTACCCCATGATCAGTCAAGGGGAGATTGTGGTTAAAAGCATTGATGATGTTGAAGAATTCATGGCCACAGAT ACTGCAATTGACATCTTGGGCTTTAATGCTGAGGAGAAAATAGGCATCTACAAACTGACTGGAGCAGTGATGCATCATGGGAACATGAAGTTCaagcagaagcagagagagGAGCAGGCAGAACCTGATGGCACTGAGG TGGCCGATAAAATCGCCTACCTCATGGGCCTGAACTCAGCTGACATGCTGAAGGCTCTGTGCTACCCCAGAGTGAAGGTCGGGAATGAGTTTGTGACCAAGGGGCAGACTGTACCTCAG gtTAATAATGCTACCATGGCATTGTGTAAATCCATCTATGAGAAAATGTTCTTGTGGATGGTTACTCGCATCAATGAGATGTTGGATACCAAGCAGCAAAGACGGTCCTTCAttggtgtgctggacatctctGGATTTGAAATCTTTGAT TTCAACACATTGGAGCAGCTGTGTATAAACTTTACCAATGAGAAACTGCAACAGTTCTTCAACCATCACATGTTTGTGCTGGAACAAGAGGAGTACAAGAAAGAGGGGATTGAGTGGGAGTTCATTGACTTTGGTATGGACTTGGCTGCTTGCATTGAGCTTATTGAGAAG CCAATGGGCATCTTCTCCATCCTTGAAGAGGAGTGCATGTTCCCCAAGGCTACAGACACAAGCTTCAAAAACAAGCTGCATGACCAGCATCTGGGCAAATGTAACGCCTTCCAGAAGCCCAAACCTGCCAAAGGCAAAGCTGAGGCCCACTTCTCCCTGGTGCACTATGCTGGCACTGTGGATTACAACATCGGCGGCTGGCTGGACAAGAACAAGGATCCTCTGAATGAATCTGTTGTGCAACTCTACTACAAGTCTTCAATGAAACTACTGGCACATCTATATGCAAGTCATGCAACTGCAGATG AGAGTGGTGGTGGCAAGAAGGGCAAGAAGAAGGGTGGCTCCTTCCAGACAGTGTCTGCTCTGTTCAGG GAGAACCTGGGCAAGCTGATGACCAACCTGAGAAGCACTCACCCTCACTTTGTGCGCTGCCTGATTCCAAACGAATCAAAGACACCAG gTCTAATGGAGAACTACCTGGTTATCTATCAGCTGAGGTGTAACGGTGTGCTGGAAGGTATCAGGATCTGCAGAAAGGGTTTCCCCAGCAGAATCCTCTATGGTGACTTCAAGCAGAG ATACAAAGTACTGAATGCCAGCGTGATTCCAGAAGGACAGTTCATTGACAACAAGAAGGCTTCAGAGAAGCTCTTGAGTTCTATTGATGTGGACCACACTCAGTACAAGTTTGGCCAGACTAAG GTGTTTTTCAAAGATGGTCTGTTGGGTCAACTGGAGGAGATGCGAGATGAGAAACTGGGCTCTTTGGTCACTATGACTCAGGCCATGTGCCGCGGGTACCTCATGAGAAGGGAGTTTGTGAAGATGATGGAGAGGAG AGAGTCCATTTACACCGTCCAATACAACATCCGCTCATTCATGAATGTGAAACACTGGCCATGGATGAAGCTGTATTTCAAGATCAAGCCACTCCTGAAAAGTGCAGAAACTGAGAAGGAAATGGCCAACATGAAGGAGGACTTTGAGAAGACCAAAGAAGACCTGACGAAAGCACTGGCCAagaagaaggagctggaggagaaaaTGGTTTCCCTGCTGCAGGAGAAGAATGACCTGCAGTTACAAGTGCAGGCG GAAACTGAGAATATCTCAGATGCAGAGGAAAGGTGTGAAGAACTAATTAAAAGTAAAATCCAGCTTGAAGGAAAACTCAAAGAGACAAATGAGAggctggaggatgaggaggaaatCAATGCTGAGTTGACTGCCAAGAAGAAAAAACTGGAGGATGAATGTTCTGAGCTGAAGAAAGACATAGATGACTTGGAGCTGACCTTGGCTAAAGTGGAGAAGGAGAAACATGCCACAGAAAACAAG GTTAAAAACCTGACCGAGGAGATGGTCTCCCAGGAAGATAGCATTGCCAAGTTGACCAAGGAAAAGAAAGCCCTCCAAGAGGCACACCAGCAGACCCTGGATGATCTCCAGGCAGAAGAAGACAAAGTCAACATTCTGACCAAATCAAAGACCAAACTTGAACAACAAGTGGATGAT ATTGAAGGCTCTCTGGAACAAGAGAAGAAACTACGCATGGATCTTGAGAGAGCCAAGAGAAAGCTTGATGGAGACCTGAAACTTACCCAGGAATCTATAATGGACCTGGAGAATGACAAGCAGCAGTCAGAGGAGAAGATAAAGAA GAAAGACTTTGAAACTAGCCAGCTACTTAGCAAATTTGAGGATGAACAGTCACTGGCTGCTCAACTTCAAAAGAAGATTAAAGAGCTCCAG GCTCATattgaggagctggaggaagagaTTGAGGCTGAACGTGCTGCCAGGGCCAAGGTTGAGAAACTGAGAGCTGATCTGTCCAGGGAACTTGAGGAGATCAGTGAGAGGCTTGAGGAAGCTGGTGGTGCAACTGCTGCTCAGATCGAGATGAACAAGAAGCGTGAGGCTGAGTTCCAGAAGCTGCGCCGTGATCTTGAAGAGTCCACCCTGCAGCACGAGGCTACAGCTGCTGCCCTCCGTAAGAAGCAGGCTGACAGCGTAGCAGAGCTGGGAGAACAAATCGACAACCTTCAGCGTGTCaagcagaagctggagaaggagaagagtgAATACAAAATGGAAATCGATGACCTGAGCAGCAACATGGAGGCTGTTGCAAAATCAAAG GCCAACCTGGAGAAATTGTGCCACACCCTTGAAGATCAACTAAATGAACTCAAGACAAAGAATGATGAAAACATTCGTCAGTTAAATGATATGAGTGCACAGAAAGCCAGACTTCAAACAGAGAATG CTGAGTTCAGTCGTCAGCTGGAGGAGAAAGAAGCTCTTGTTTCCCAGCTGACTAGAGGTAAACAGGCCTACACACAGCAGATTGAGGAGCTCAAGAGGCATGTTGAAGAGGAAGTCAAG GCAAAGAATGCCCTGGCCCACGCTCTGCAATCGGCACACCATGACTGTGACCTCCTCAGAGAGCAAtatgaggaggagcaggaggccaAGGCTGAACTGCAGCGTGGAATGTCCAAGGCCAACAGTGAGGTGGCTCAGTGGAGGACCAAATATGAGACTGATGCCATCCAGCGTACTGAGGAGCTTGAGGAGGCCAA GAAAAAGCTTGCTCAGCGTCTCCAGGATGCAGAGGAATCTATTGAGGCTGTCAATGCCAAATGTGCTTCTCTGGAGAAGACCAAACAGAGACTGCAGGGTGAGGTGGAGGACCTCATGATCGATGTAGAACGAGCAAATGCATTAGCTGCCAATCTAGACAAGAAGCAAAGGAACTTTGATAag GTCCTGGCAGAATGGAAGCAGAAACATGAGGAAAGTCAGGCAGAGCTGGAAGGGTCTCAGAAAGAGGCTCGTTCTCTCAGTACTGAACTGTTCAAGATGAAGAACTCCTATGAGGAAACTCTGGACCACATGGAGACCATGAagagagagaacaggaaccTGCAGC AGGAGATCTCAGACCTGACTGAACAAATCGGTGACATTGGAAAGACCATTCATGAGCTGGAGAAGGCCAAGAAGACAGTGGAGATAGAGAAGTCAGAAATCCAGACTGCTCTAGAGGAAGCCGAG GGTACACTGGAGCATGAGGAGTCCAAGATCCTACGTGTCCATCTGGAGCTCAACCAGGTCAAGGGAGAAATTGACAGGAAGCTGGCTGAGAAAGATGAAGAGATGGAGCAGATCAAGAGGAACAGCCAGAGGGTCACTGATTCCATGCAGAGCACTTTGGATGCAGAAGTCAGGAGCAGAAATGATGCTCTGAGGGTCAAGAAGAAGATGGAGGGAGACCTCAATGAAATGGAGATTCAGCTCAGCCATGCCAACCGTCAGGCTGCTGAGGCCCAGAAACAACTGAGAAATGTCCAGGGACAGCTTAAG GATGCCCAACTGCACCTTGATGAAGCAGTCAGGGGACAGGAGGACATGAAGGAGCAGGTTGCCATGGTAGAGCGCAGGAACACTCTGATGCTGGCTGAGATTGAGGAGCTGAGGGCTGCTCtggagcagacagagagaggccGCAAAGTGGCCGAGCAGGAGCTGGTCGATGCCAGTGAGCGTGTTGGACTGCTGCACTCCCAG AACACCAGCCTGATTAACACCAAGAAGAAGCTTGAAGGTGACCTTGTTCAGGTCCAGGGTGAGGTGGACGATGCCATTCAGGAAGCCAGAAATGCAGAGGAGAAGGCCAAGAAGGCCATTACTGAT GCTGCCATGATGgcagaggagctgaagaaggagcaGGACACCAGCGCCCACCTGGAGAGGATGAAGAAGAACCTTGAGGTCACAGTGAAGGACCTGCAGCACCGTCTTGATGAGGCTGAGAGCCTCGCCATGAAGGGTGGAAAGAAACAGCTCCAGAAACTGGAAGCCAGG GTACATGAGCTAGAAGCTGAGGTTGATACTGAACAGAGACGTGGAGCTGAAGCTATTAAAGGTGTCCGTAAATATGAGAGAAGGGTCAAGGAGCTTACCTACCAG AGTGAGGAGGACAAGAAGAATGTGACCAGACTGCAGGATCTGGTGGACAAGCTGCAGCTGAAAGTGAAGTCCTACAAGAGACAGGCTGAGGAAGCT